The Geoglobus acetivorans genome window below encodes:
- a CDS encoding protease complex subunit PrcB family protein: MNRHIYMLAVLLISIVALGCAQSENRLSFERIAEGIYAPFPEKAYFVIRNDTEYLEFWNKTNMIIKNPDFEKYSYLALFMGERPTGGYMIAVKEIVKEGNKVKVYIELAEPSETCFVTQEITRPFLIVRVEKIEGDVIFVEETKTINC, encoded by the coding sequence ATGAATCGTCACATTTACATGCTCGCAGTCCTGCTCATTTCGATTGTCGCACTGGGGTGTGCCCAATCAGAGAACAGGCTGAGTTTCGAAAGGATAGCCGAAGGTATCTATGCACCCTTCCCCGAGAAAGCCTACTTCGTAATAAGAAACGATACAGAATATCTGGAATTCTGGAACAAGACCAACATGATTATAAAAAACCCCGATTTTGAGAAGTACAGCTATCTGGCCCTTTTCATGGGAGAGCGACCAACAGGAGGATACATGATCGCAGTTAAAGAAATCGTAAAAGAGGGCAACAAAGTCAAGGTCTATATTGAGCTTGCTGAACCATCCGAAACCTGCTTCGTAACCCAGGAAATAACAAGACCATTTCTGATTGTGAGGGTAGAAAAAATCGAGGGCGATGTGATTTTCGTTGAGGAAACAAAAACTATAAACTGCTGA
- the cbiB gene encoding adenosylcobinamide-phosphate synthase CbiB, with amino-acid sequence MFELLLAISFELVRAEPPEKIHPTVWFGRIVGFLDNILPASVLSGLIPPVLTVSVAILLAGTAQFIQEPFRTLFSAYLLYSAISVRSMIEHAMACIQDGRPNASMVGRIVSRDVDSLEDWQLNSAVIESVAENFVDGVLAPLLYYSVFGVYGALVYRAVNTCDAMLGYRKGKYERFGKISARFDDVLNYIPSRLSLLLFMVLNRRSFLCGLKFNPKLNGHAIPAMAGLLGIKLEKPGSYSINCGREPDANDVVRAVHYFKVLSGMTVILALISGMLV; translated from the coding sequence GTGTTCGAACTGCTCCTTGCAATATCTTTCGAGCTGGTGAGAGCGGAACCACCGGAAAAGATTCACCCCACAGTATGGTTCGGCAGGATTGTTGGGTTTCTTGATAATATTCTCCCGGCCAGTGTACTATCGGGCTTGATTCCTCCTGTTTTAACAGTATCTGTAGCAATTCTGCTTGCAGGAACTGCACAATTCATTCAGGAACCATTCAGAACCCTGTTTTCCGCATACCTTCTTTATTCAGCAATTTCAGTGAGAAGCATGATTGAGCATGCAATGGCATGCATTCAGGACGGAAGACCAAATGCCAGCATGGTTGGGAGAATTGTGAGCAGGGACGTTGACAGTCTCGAAGACTGGCAGCTCAACTCGGCAGTTATCGAAAGCGTGGCCGAAAACTTTGTTGATGGCGTTCTCGCCCCTCTTCTCTACTATTCTGTTTTTGGTGTGTATGGGGCGCTTGTGTACCGGGCAGTAAATACCTGCGATGCTATGCTCGGATACAGGAAAGGAAAATACGAGCGTTTCGGCAAAATATCTGCGAGATTTGATGATGTTCTGAACTACATTCCTTCGAGGCTCTCTCTTCTGCTTTTTATGGTTCTCAACCGGAGGTCTTTTCTGTGTGGGCTTAAATTCAATCCTAAGCTTAATGGGCATGCCATTCCGGCTATGGCTGGATTGCTTGGAATTAAACTTGAGAAACCCGGGTCGTATTCAATAAATTGTGGGAGAGAGCCTGATGCGAATGATGTGGTTAGGGCGGTGCATTACTTCAAAGTACTGTCAGGAATGACAGTGATATTAGCATTGATATCAGGGATGCTGGTATGA
- a CDS encoding DUF401 family protein: MDVVVALFVSIIIILALIKFEISLAVLAGALFLALSTNPESIEMALTDVFTWKLVAIVILAHSIGYAMEITGMLDKITDSVFSLSGKYSVAIIPMLIGLLPMPGGALVSAVMIKELIQKLKIGAEKAVFINYWFRHVWVTFWPLYPNIVIAMGILSVNYLQIASSTFPILISMIAAGAVFLRIKSNAVKSKANFENLKYMYPVLLIVFFAVLTGDLLAALLISFISIILANKAFSKVGHVLGKAFDWKIIVLVIGVMIYKSAIQVSGASQSFYSEVLSFSNPYVASFALTFLIGFATGIELSYTSVALPLLTSFTGVGEIIRSHVLLVFLGGITGVILSPMHLCLVLTAQYFKADLYRVYRYLIPASLISMLISLSFLTVL, from the coding sequence ATGGATGTTGTCGTTGCCCTCTTTGTTTCCATAATCATAATCCTCGCCCTCATAAAATTCGAGATTTCTCTTGCCGTTCTCGCCGGAGCGTTATTTCTTGCACTGTCCACCAACCCGGAAAGCATTGAAATGGCTCTTACAGACGTTTTCACCTGGAAGCTCGTTGCAATAGTCATTCTGGCTCATTCCATAGGGTATGCAATGGAGATCACAGGAATGCTCGATAAAATAACTGATTCTGTTTTCTCATTATCCGGGAAATACAGCGTCGCTATAATTCCCATGCTCATCGGTCTGCTCCCCATGCCAGGAGGGGCGCTTGTCTCTGCAGTCATGATAAAAGAACTCATCCAGAAACTGAAGATAGGGGCAGAAAAGGCAGTCTTCATAAACTACTGGTTCAGACACGTATGGGTTACCTTCTGGCCCCTCTACCCGAACATAGTGATCGCCATGGGAATACTCTCAGTGAATTACCTGCAAATTGCCAGCTCAACATTCCCGATCCTGATTTCAATGATTGCTGCAGGAGCAGTTTTTCTGCGCATTAAAAGCAACGCAGTGAAAAGTAAGGCAAACTTTGAAAATCTGAAATACATGTACCCTGTCCTCCTCATCGTGTTTTTTGCGGTTCTGACCGGAGATTTGCTCGCTGCCCTTCTGATTTCGTTCATCAGTATCATTCTGGCAAATAAAGCATTCTCAAAAGTGGGACACGTGCTTGGAAAGGCGTTTGACTGGAAAATAATTGTCCTGGTGATAGGAGTCATGATTTACAAGAGTGCAATTCAGGTTAGCGGAGCATCGCAGTCATTCTACAGCGAAGTCCTGAGTTTTTCAAACCCCTATGTGGCAAGCTTTGCCCTGACATTTTTAATCGGATTTGCGACAGGAATTGAGCTTAGCTACACGAGCGTTGCACTGCCTCTGCTGACATCATTTACCGGCGTGGGTGAAATTATCAGGAGCCATGTGCTTCTCGTATTTCTCGGAGGAATTACGGGCGTCATACTTTCCCCCATGCATCTCTGTCTCGTGCTTACAGCCCAGTATTTCAAAGCCGACCTCTACAGGGTTTACAGGTACCTCATACCAGCATCCCTGATATCAATGCTAATATCACTGTCATTCCTGACAGTACTTTGA
- a CDS encoding DUF2070 family protein, with product MIDEKLLEKFYSKIFSVPKKRVSIAIGVTSIILASYLNGISGKSFFVMRYFFIGLALIILLLIFGKLLESGFNSRRTFFLALFFLILIEIADIIAIHLTNPDYIIISPSVVAFILTVALYFTSKKFSYSAPLIILLVLYPVDYIFSFSAPHRTLAYTISTIAGIFFGHLFIKYLGRDEELRIPELLRSFVLYWLKGLPEIFENTLKKFSRIHTGRVHLIKIGKWSIIAPEFHPGPFRDIGGAKLVNEALKYHSMFLHAVSTHSTNPVSREDVDRIVKIEGDYENTSFMKPYTVSGKNFMLKVYPAEDFTLLIIHGKERIDDIPQEIRLMAEKFFRNPVVIDAHNAYMSRYQISPEDLTEIYFLMEKAGKKPRKKCNELKVYYSSMDYENERICGKLALLVMSFDGELHGILMIDSNNMEKVLRDYLADVGREYGVELDIVTTDNHSKTGISPKIGYMPANLEDAEIIESFLKKALENMDLETAGVLYSSEDVQVRTMGEEFFKKMDFAFRKYGESGLYLFGVFSALNYIISFILAGIIL from the coding sequence ATGATTGATGAAAAACTTCTGGAAAAATTTTATTCCAAAATTTTTTCTGTCCCGAAAAAGAGAGTGAGCATTGCAATAGGAGTTACGAGCATAATCCTTGCATCATATCTCAATGGAATATCGGGGAAATCGTTTTTTGTCATGAGGTATTTCTTCATAGGGCTGGCCCTGATAATTCTTCTGCTCATTTTCGGAAAACTCCTTGAGTCCGGGTTCAACAGCAGGAGAACGTTTTTTCTCGCATTATTTTTCCTGATTCTCATTGAAATTGCAGACATAATAGCAATACACCTCACGAATCCGGACTATATCATAATTTCTCCATCGGTTGTGGCATTCATCCTGACGGTTGCCCTTTACTTCACATCCAAAAAATTCAGCTATTCCGCACCACTGATCATCCTTCTTGTCCTGTATCCAGTAGATTACATCTTTTCGTTCAGCGCCCCACACAGAACCCTCGCATACACCATCTCAACAATAGCAGGAATCTTTTTCGGACACCTGTTCATAAAATACCTCGGCAGGGATGAGGAGCTGAGAATCCCCGAACTTCTCAGGAGCTTCGTCCTCTACTGGCTGAAAGGTTTGCCTGAGATCTTCGAAAATACGCTCAAGAAATTCTCCAGAATACACACAGGCAGAGTGCATTTAATCAAAATCGGAAAATGGAGCATAATAGCCCCGGAATTCCACCCGGGACCTTTTAGAGATATTGGCGGAGCCAAACTCGTCAACGAGGCACTGAAATACCATTCCATGTTTCTCCATGCAGTATCCACTCACTCAACGAATCCAGTAAGCAGGGAAGATGTCGATAGAATAGTCAAAATCGAGGGAGATTACGAGAATACCTCGTTTATGAAGCCTTACACTGTTTCCGGCAAAAATTTCATGCTGAAAGTTTATCCGGCCGAGGACTTCACCCTGCTGATAATCCATGGAAAGGAGAGAATAGACGACATCCCTCAGGAAATAAGGCTCATGGCCGAGAAATTCTTCAGAAATCCTGTTGTGATTGATGCCCACAACGCATACATGAGCAGATACCAGATAAGTCCCGAAGACCTGACGGAGATATACTTTCTGATGGAAAAGGCAGGTAAAAAGCCCAGGAAAAAATGCAATGAGCTAAAGGTCTATTACAGCTCAATGGATTATGAAAACGAAAGAATCTGCGGGAAGCTTGCCCTCCTCGTTATGTCATTTGATGGTGAGCTTCACGGAATCCTGATGATCGATTCAAACAATATGGAAAAAGTCCTCAGAGACTACCTCGCTGACGTTGGCAGAGAATATGGTGTAGAACTGGATATAGTAACCACAGACAATCATTCAAAGACTGGAATTTCGCCAAAAATAGGATACATGCCAGCAAACCTGGAAGATGCCGAAATAATCGAATCCTTTTTGAAAAAGGCCTTGGAGAACATGGATCTCGAAACGGCAGGAGTTCTGTACTCTTCAGAAGATGTCCAGGTAAGAACAATGGGTGAAGAGTTTTTCAAGAAGATGGATTTCGCATTCAGAAAGTACGGTGAGAGTGGACTTTACCTGTTCGGTGTGTTTTCCGCTTTGAATTACATAATATCCTTTATTCTCGCAGGTATAATACTGTGA
- a CDS encoding formylmethanofuran--tetrahydromethanopterin N-formyltransferase: MELELNGVPVEDTYCEAFDGIYSRILITAKQKWLLKKAAYNSTALPSTVFGESEGGVEKFVSPEETPDGRIGAIAQIWVAKSKNFESILTREMSKRIRQGILVVPTTRVFNATDSDSHFDAELNVGRCGDGYEWEEEMWGRKVIRVPIMFGEFIIERYIGYAEGVAGGNVWFFCDSEESALEAGEAAVEALKNMDNVITSFDICSAGSKPETKYPEIGPTTNHYFCPTLKNKISDSMVPDGVKSIPEIVINGTTLEDVKKAMYVCMEVVSRIDGVLKISAGNYGGKLGQHKIYLRDIIEQYG, translated from the coding sequence ATGGAACTGGAATTGAATGGTGTGCCTGTAGAGGATACGTACTGCGAGGCGTTTGATGGAATCTATTCCAGAATTTTGATAACCGCAAAGCAAAAGTGGTTGCTGAAGAAAGCCGCATACAACTCAACAGCACTGCCTTCAACGGTTTTTGGTGAATCTGAGGGAGGAGTTGAGAAATTCGTATCACCTGAGGAGACTCCTGATGGAAGGATTGGTGCGATAGCCCAGATATGGGTTGCCAAGAGCAAGAATTTCGAAAGCATCCTTACAAGGGAGATGAGCAAAAGAATAAGGCAGGGAATTCTTGTCGTTCCGACGACAAGGGTTTTCAACGCAACCGATAGCGATAGTCACTTTGATGCCGAGCTTAATGTTGGCAGATGTGGTGACGGATACGAATGGGAAGAGGAGATGTGGGGCAGGAAAGTTATCAGAGTTCCAATAATGTTCGGCGAGTTCATAATCGAGAGGTATATAGGCTATGCTGAGGGTGTTGCAGGTGGAAATGTGTGGTTCTTCTGCGACAGCGAAGAATCTGCTCTCGAGGCGGGAGAGGCTGCTGTTGAGGCTTTAAAGAATATGGATAATGTGATAACGTCATTCGACATCTGCTCTGCTGGCTCAAAGCCTGAAACAAAGTATCCGGAGATTGGCCCAACAACGAATCACTATTTCTGCCCCACGCTCAAAAACAAGATTTCCGACTCCATGGTTCCCGATGGGGTTAAGAGCATACCCGAAATCGTAATAAACGGTACAACCCTTGAGGATGTCAAAAAAGCCATGTACGTCTGCATGGAGGTCGTGAGCAGGATCGATGGAGTCCTCAAGATATCAGCCGGAAATTACGGAGGAAAGCTGGGCCAGCACAAGATTTATTTGAGAGACATCATTGAACAGTACGGATGA
- the katG gene encoding catalase/peroxidase HPI — MHERENTKPENREKVLFTPEKKKWPNVLNLRVLHQNCSRANPMGEDFDYAKEFEKLDLDEVKKDIRKVLTTSQDWWPADFGHYGPLFIRLAWHSAGTYRVIDGRGGANRGIIRLFPLRSWPDNINLDRAIRLLWPVKKKYGRRISWADLIILAGNVALESMGFKTLGFAGGREDVYEPQEDIYWGEEEEWLESQRFVEDDLEGALAATQMGLIYVNPEGPGGNPDPVEAAKHIRIAFRRMGMNDEETVALIAGGHTFGKCHGAAPQSYLGPEPDAAPVEQQGLGWKNSYRSGKGPDTITSGLELTWTQNPTKWTILFLKNLFEYEYELIKGPGGAYQWIARDAEESIPDAHDPERKHKPMMLTTDLALKFDPVYSKIAKHFLENPEEFLMAFARAWFKLTHRDLGPPSRYLGPEIPKEQFVWQEPTPKADHEPVSEEDISNLKRKVLESGLSVSDLIYVAWSAASTFRGSDFKGGANGARIRLEPQKDWEVNMPERLGRVLGILEEIQREFNEGQSGGRRVSLADLIVLAGCAAVEEAARRVGFDVAVPFTPGRVDVSMEQTDVEFWKMVEPVADGFRNYFRKERCLYSPEEMLVDKAQLLTLNAAEMTVLVGGLRVLNANYNGTDYGVLTDKPETLTNDFFVNLLDMNVEWRPTSEDRYAFEGYDRESGDLKWRATRVDLIFGANSQLRAICEIYAADDGKERLVTDFVRAWVKVMNLDRFDLRRVPS; from the coding sequence ATGCATGAAAGAGAAAATACGAAACCGGAAAATAGGGAGAAAGTACTGTTCACGCCGGAAAAGAAAAAGTGGCCCAACGTTCTGAATCTGAGGGTTCTGCACCAGAACTGTTCGAGAGCAAACCCGATGGGAGAGGATTTTGATTATGCGAAGGAGTTCGAGAAGCTCGATCTTGACGAGGTGAAGAAAGACATCAGGAAGGTTCTCACGACCTCTCAGGACTGGTGGCCCGCCGATTTTGGACACTATGGTCCTCTTTTCATAAGGCTCGCCTGGCACAGCGCCGGAACGTACCGAGTTATCGACGGCAGAGGTGGGGCCAACAGAGGAATAATAAGACTTTTCCCCCTGAGGAGCTGGCCGGACAACATAAACCTCGACAGGGCGATAAGGTTGCTGTGGCCGGTTAAGAAGAAGTACGGCAGGAGAATTTCCTGGGCAGACCTGATAATACTGGCCGGAAATGTGGCTCTCGAGTCAATGGGGTTCAAAACCCTCGGCTTTGCCGGCGGAAGGGAGGACGTCTACGAACCTCAGGAGGATATTTACTGGGGTGAAGAGGAGGAATGGCTTGAGTCTCAGAGATTTGTCGAAGACGACCTGGAAGGAGCCTTAGCTGCTACTCAAATGGGTCTGATCTACGTCAACCCTGAAGGGCCCGGAGGAAACCCGGATCCCGTCGAGGCTGCGAAGCACATCAGAATTGCTTTTCGCAGAATGGGGATGAATGACGAGGAAACGGTTGCGCTGATAGCTGGTGGCCATACATTCGGCAAGTGCCATGGGGCGGCTCCCCAGAGCTACCTCGGCCCTGAGCCGGATGCTGCACCTGTAGAGCAGCAGGGACTGGGATGGAAGAACAGTTACAGGTCTGGAAAGGGGCCCGACACCATCACGAGCGGACTGGAGCTTACATGGACCCAGAACCCGACGAAATGGACGATTCTGTTCCTGAAAAACCTGTTCGAGTACGAATACGAGCTGATAAAGGGTCCAGGAGGTGCTTACCAGTGGATTGCAAGGGATGCAGAGGAGAGCATCCCCGACGCTCACGATCCCGAGAGGAAGCATAAACCGATGATGCTCACAACCGATCTTGCCCTGAAATTCGACCCTGTCTACTCGAAAATAGCAAAACACTTTCTTGAAAATCCGGAGGAGTTCCTGATGGCCTTTGCGAGGGCGTGGTTCAAGCTAACCCACCGCGATCTCGGACCGCCGAGCAGGTATCTTGGCCCGGAAATTCCCAAAGAGCAGTTCGTCTGGCAGGAGCCGACGCCAAAAGCAGACCACGAGCCTGTAAGCGAAGAGGACATCAGTAACCTGAAGAGGAAGGTGCTGGAGTCCGGGCTTTCAGTCTCTGATCTCATCTACGTTGCGTGGTCTGCAGCCTCCACGTTCAGGGGAAGCGACTTCAAGGGAGGAGCAAATGGAGCGAGAATAAGGCTCGAGCCGCAGAAAGACTGGGAGGTCAATATGCCTGAAAGGCTCGGAAGGGTGCTCGGAATCCTGGAAGAAATACAGAGAGAGTTCAATGAGGGCCAGAGTGGGGGCAGAAGAGTCTCCCTCGCCGATCTGATAGTTCTGGCTGGATGCGCTGCGGTTGAGGAGGCTGCGAGAAGGGTCGGATTTGATGTGGCAGTTCCATTCACGCCAGGAAGGGTGGACGTTTCGATGGAACAGACTGACGTGGAGTTCTGGAAGATGGTTGAGCCAGTCGCAGACGGCTTCAGAAACTACTTCAGGAAGGAGAGGTGCCTTTACTCTCCCGAGGAGATGCTGGTTGACAAGGCTCAGCTTCTAACTCTTAATGCAGCAGAAATGACTGTGCTGGTGGGGGGGCTGAGAGTTCTGAACGCAAACTACAACGGGACAGATTACGGGGTGCTTACTGACAAACCTGAAACCCTTACCAACGACTTCTTCGTCAACCTGCTTGACATGAACGTGGAGTGGAGGCCGACCTCTGAGGATCGCTACGCCTTCGAAGGATACGACAGAGAGAGCGGAGATCTCAAGTGGAGGGCGACGAGGGTCGATCTGATTTTTGGAGCGAATAGCCAGCTCAGGGCAATTTGCGAGATATACGCTGCTGATGATGGAAAAGAGAGGCTCGTCACAGACTTCGTCAGGGCATGGGTCAAGGTCATGAACCTCGACCGGTTCGACCTGAGGAGGGTGCCATCTTAG
- a CDS encoding DUF72 domain-containing protein, with product MIKVGCCGLPVSMADYFRMFDVVEVQKTFYKPPMPETAERWRELAGEGFEFTVKAFQVITHPPSSPTYRKAKLKVDDGGFFKPVKAVFDAWERTREVAKILNSSVIVFQTPRSFRECEENVRNMKEFFNSIEREFVFCWEPRGWGSDVVKDVCQKLDLVHVVDPFVSRSMHGEIRYYRLHGFNYRHKYSDDELKWLLERVSGERTCYVMFNNMHMLEDAIRFREMSIKRK from the coding sequence ATGATAAAGGTGGGCTGCTGCGGTTTACCGGTTTCGATGGCAGATTACTTCCGGATGTTTGATGTTGTTGAAGTACAGAAGACATTCTACAAACCTCCTATGCCCGAAACCGCTGAAAGGTGGAGAGAGCTTGCGGGTGAGGGTTTTGAGTTTACAGTTAAGGCGTTCCAGGTTATAACCCATCCCCCATCCTCACCAACGTACCGGAAAGCTAAGCTGAAAGTGGACGATGGTGGTTTTTTCAAACCTGTCAAGGCTGTTTTTGACGCATGGGAGCGAACAAGAGAGGTCGCAAAAATTCTGAACTCCAGTGTAATCGTCTTTCAAACTCCCAGGTCTTTCAGAGAGTGTGAGGAGAATGTAAGAAACATGAAGGAGTTTTTCAATTCTATTGAAAGAGAGTTTGTTTTTTGCTGGGAGCCAAGAGGATGGGGCAGCGATGTTGTAAAGGATGTGTGTCAGAAACTTGACCTCGTGCATGTGGTCGATCCATTCGTCAGCAGGAGCATGCATGGTGAAATCAGGTACTACAGGCTTCACGGTTTCAACTACAGGCATAAATACAGCGATGATGAACTTAAATGGCTTTTAGAAAGAGTTTCGGGAGAAAGGACATGCTATGTCATGTTCAACAACATGCACATGCTTGAGGATGCCATCAGGTTCAGGGAGATGTCGATAAAAAGAAAGTAA
- a CDS encoding DUF554 family protein, with protein sequence MIGTLINVASIIFFSIAGIAIGSKIGEELKEYLMNVLGLVVLLIGVDMALETTNFAILTLTILTGSVMGSVMKIEERLEEFGLRIERKFEGSKFADGFVASTLLFCVGSMAVIGPVQEALTGDSTLLITKAMLDGIASLALSSALGIGVTFSAIPVLLYQSFFYFTALGVREYATDFLITELTATGGVMIAAIGINLMKLTNMKPGNMLPSLIVLPIYLKIFSILTAVMS encoded by the coding sequence ATGATTGGAACGCTGATCAACGTGGCTTCCATAATCTTTTTCAGCATTGCGGGGATCGCAATAGGGTCAAAGATTGGGGAGGAGCTTAAGGAATACTTGATGAACGTTCTCGGGCTTGTTGTGCTTTTGATTGGAGTGGATATGGCACTCGAGACGACAAACTTTGCCATCCTGACTCTAACCATTTTGACTGGCTCGGTCATGGGAAGTGTGATGAAAATTGAGGAAAGGCTCGAGGAGTTCGGACTGAGGATAGAAAGGAAATTCGAAGGTTCGAAGTTTGCTGATGGGTTTGTCGCATCAACACTGCTTTTCTGCGTTGGTTCGATGGCAGTTATAGGTCCTGTTCAGGAAGCTCTTACAGGAGACAGCACACTGCTCATAACCAAAGCCATGCTCGATGGCATTGCATCCCTCGCCCTCTCCTCCGCTCTCGGGATAGGCGTCACCTTTTCAGCAATACCTGTGCTGCTGTATCAGTCCTTTTTCTATTTTACAGCTCTTGGAGTGAGGGAATATGCCACAGACTTTCTGATAACCGAGCTTACCGCAACGGGGGGCGTTATGATTGCTGCAATAGGGATAAACCTCATGAAGCTTACAAACATGAAGCCCGGAAACATGCTTCCATCTCTGATCGTTCTGCCGATCTATCTGAAGATTTTTTCCATACTCACTGCAGTGATGTCATGA
- a CDS encoding multiheme c-type cytochrome, translating to MKRLILSAFIALIALTAIVSAEEPCVGCHRSVTPGIVSQYESSVMAKAGVTCLDCHGEIKGINDPSVINHNGYRITPVVSPLHCQKCHPKEYEEFMRSKHAWTALIGPYKLWYRDVVSKGLVKEGEAPTNDVFLAEDPYEHMGNTVSALFPASGILDRVGLLDEIDGYKNTLNCEGCHGSAVIVRDGKIVKGWPNNGIGRMNPDGSLGSCSACHTRHKFDRAEARKPETCGQCHLGPDHPQIEIYEESKHGNIYYSLENHSFLKEERLTPENTPAPTCAVCHMSGFNGAKTTHDVGERLYWELQPAISTPQWYPSNLVPVGKAKPDEEKASQNREEMKKVCRGCHSPSWVDRYFVEFDQSVQDYNVVAKSAKGFLQKIYDEGLADKSNPLDEYPELMWYYIWHHDGRRWKMGASMMGYDFAHWSGIVDTVMDKYGRMIAWYDTQKKIENIKALAEEGKATPEANAESAEREAESTPGFEVVSAVTAMAALLGVRLMGQRKREN from the coding sequence TTGAAGAGGTTGATTCTGTCTGCTTTTATAGCCCTGATAGCACTGACAGCGATTGTATCTGCAGAAGAGCCATGTGTTGGCTGCCACAGGTCCGTAACCCCGGGAATAGTCAGCCAGTACGAGAGTTCTGTGATGGCCAAGGCGGGAGTCACGTGCCTGGACTGCCACGGTGAGATTAAAGGCATAAACGATCCCAGCGTAATTAACCACAATGGCTACAGGATAACACCGGTAGTGTCCCCGCTCCACTGCCAGAAGTGCCACCCGAAGGAGTATGAGGAGTTCATGAGGAGCAAACACGCCTGGACTGCGCTCATTGGGCCCTACAAGCTCTGGTACAGAGACGTTGTCTCAAAGGGTCTTGTCAAGGAAGGTGAAGCTCCGACGAACGACGTGTTCCTTGCGGAAGATCCCTACGAACACATGGGCAACACGGTCTCGGCCCTCTTCCCAGCATCTGGCATTCTCGACAGGGTTGGACTTCTCGACGAGATTGATGGATACAAGAACACGCTGAACTGCGAGGGATGTCATGGCAGCGCTGTAATAGTCAGGGACGGCAAGATCGTCAAGGGATGGCCCAACAACGGTATTGGCAGGATGAATCCCGACGGCAGTCTCGGGAGCTGTTCCGCATGTCACACAAGGCACAAGTTTGACAGAGCAGAGGCCAGGAAACCGGAAACGTGCGGACAGTGCCATCTCGGTCCGGACCATCCTCAGATTGAGATATATGAAGAGAGCAAACACGGGAACATCTATTACAGCCTCGAAAACCACAGCTTCCTGAAGGAAGAGAGGTTAACACCCGAGAACACTCCCGCACCGACATGTGCGGTCTGCCACATGAGTGGATTCAATGGGGCAAAGACCACCCATGATGTGGGGGAGAGGCTCTACTGGGAACTGCAGCCAGCAATAAGCACTCCTCAGTGGTACCCGTCCAATCTCGTGCCTGTGGGCAAGGCAAAACCGGACGAGGAAAAGGCAAGTCAGAACAGGGAGGAGATGAAGAAGGTCTGCAGAGGGTGCCACTCACCTTCATGGGTTGACAGATACTTTGTCGAGTTCGATCAGTCAGTTCAAGACTACAATGTGGTAGCCAAGTCGGCAAAGGGGTTCCTGCAGAAAATCTACGACGAGGGGCTTGCAGACAAGAGCAACCCGCTGGACGAGTATCCTGAACTCATGTGGTACTACATCTGGCACCACGATGGCAGGAGATGGAAGATGGGTGCATCGATGATGGGTTACGACTTTGCCCACTGGAGCGGTATCGTTGATACTGTCATGGACAAGTACGGCAGAATGATCGCCTGGTATGACACGCAGAAGAAGATAGAGAACATCAAAGCACTGGCAGAGGAGGGAAAAGCCACACCAGAGGCTAATGCAGAGAGTGCAGAAAGAGAGGCAGAATCGACGCCAGGATTTGAAGTGGTGAGTGCAGTAACCGCGATGGCCGCCCTGCTGGGAGTACGCCTGATGGGCCAGCGTAAAAGAGAGAATTGA
- a CDS encoding PAS domain-containing protein, translating to MPVSLTDKELKIISILKSGSKMSAGDIKRVFESRGEQIPYTTISSALEKLYSEKILDRMEVRSRGKYGKKYLYYLSEDFTSVDAQSPVADMVKSLFSAIGGLHSSDSVAFVDRNGILTLLYGNGQVINDSGVIGKKVDSFHSSVTAKFVRQIFEELKSKKRDFFRRVINFEGRNYEKYYCGVWSSDGEFLGVLVITKVEGKTEKLPREIMYP from the coding sequence GTGCCTGTCTCCCTGACAGATAAAGAGCTTAAAATAATCTCAATTCTGAAGAGTGGCAGTAAAATGAGTGCAGGGGACATTAAAAGGGTTTTTGAGAGTAGAGGAGAACAAATTCCATATACAACAATATCCTCAGCTCTTGAGAAACTTTATTCGGAGAAAATTCTCGATCGGATGGAAGTAAGGTCGAGGGGAAAATACGGGAAAAAGTATCTGTATTATCTGAGTGAGGATTTCACCTCTGTGGATGCTCAGAGTCCAGTTGCGGATATGGTTAAAAGTCTTTTTTCGGCCATTGGTGGACTCCATTCGAGCGATTCTGTGGCGTTTGTAGATCGGAATGGAATTCTGACGTTGCTCTACGGCAACGGTCAGGTCATTAACGACAGTGGAGTAATTGGTAAGAAAGTTGACAGCTTCCATTCCAGTGTGACTGCAAAGTTCGTCAGACAGATCTTTGAGGAGCTGAAAAGCAAAAAGAGAGATTTTTTCAGGCGAGTAATAAATTTCGAGGGCAGGAATTATGAAAAGTATTACTGCGGAGTATGGTCTTCTGATGGCGAGTTTCTTGGAGTTCTGGTAATAACGAAGGTCGAAGGGAAGACGGAGAAGCTTCCGCGTGAGATTATGTATCCGTGA